The nucleotide window TTTTCACTATTTCTTTATTAGGGGCAGATGCTCCTTTTTCGATTTGAGCAGCTTTTTTTAATAAAACAGCTGTAGGTGTTGTTTTTACTTTAAATTTGAAAGCTTTAGTAGGTAAAATTTCTATCTCAACTGGAACTCTTTCTCCCATTCTATCACTAGTTTTTTCATTAAATTCCTTTGAAAATTGCACCATATTAATGCCTAAACTAGCTAAAGCTGGACCAGGCTTTGCTTGTCCGCCAGTTAATTCTAACTTAGCTATTCTATTTCTTGTTTTAAAAAACATTAATCTTTTTTTAATTCTTCAACTCTAACTTTTGTTTTATTTCCTTTAAAAGAAAAATATTTAACTATTCCAGTTACTTGTGCATATAAAGTATGATCTTTTCCCATTCCAACATTTTCTCCAGGATGGATTTTTTTACCCCTTTGTCTATAAATAATTGAACCAGCTTGAGCCAATTGACCATCACTTAATTTAGCTCCTAAATATTTAGGAGCTGAATCTCTTCCATTTTTAGTTGAACCTACTCCTTTTTTGGAAGCCATTAATTATTTTTGTTCAATCATTATTAATTTATATTTTTCTGGAAATTTACGTTTTAAATATTTCAAAAGCCTTCTTCTTTGAGATAATAATTTAAATAAAGCAGTTTTACAATAATAATCTTTTTTATTTATTTTTAAATGTTGTTGCAA belongs to Mycoplasma parvum str. Indiana and includes:
- the rplK gene encoding 50S ribosomal protein L11, with amino-acid sequence MFFKTRNRIAKLELTGGQAKPGPALASLGINMVQFSKEFNEKTSDRMGERVPVEIEILPTKAFKFKVKTTPTAVLLKKAAQIEKGASAPNKEIVKTLTLSQIEEIAKYKLVDSNTTSLESMVAMILGTAKQMGIKVSQE
- a CDS encoding 30S ribosomal protein S15 → MENKEKQVVVNCGDSVFQLRLLWERIQKLQQHLKINKKDYYCKTALFKLLSQRRRLLKYLKRKFPEKYKLIMIEQK
- the rpmA gene encoding 50S ribosomal protein L27, whose amino-acid sequence is MASKKGVGSTKNGRDSAPKYLGAKLSDGQLAQAGSIIYRQRGKKIHPGENVGMGKDHTLYAQVTGIVKYFSFKGNKTKVRVEELKKD